One part of the Cyclobacteriaceae bacterium genome encodes these proteins:
- a CDS encoding heavy-metal-associated domain-containing protein, whose product MKKKKFKTNIKCSVCVATVTPFLNETAGEGQWKVDLTSPERTLTVETDASEEQIREALLKAGYNGEKI is encoded by the coding sequence ATGAAAAAAAAAAAATTCAAAACCAACATAAAATGCTCAGTTTGCGTGGCTACCGTAACCCCCTTTCTTAATGAAACTGCTGGTGAAGGCCAATGGAAAGTTGACCTGACCAGTCCTGAGCGCACACTTACAGTAGAAACAGATGCTTCAGAAGAACAAATCAGGGAAGCACTACTAAAAGCAGGCTACAATGGAGAGAAGATTTAA
- a CDS encoding efflux RND transporter permease subunit has product MINRIIKFFLEQKLVTVLVLLAIVGWGLVTAPFNWKIGFLPQDPVPVDAIPDIGENQQIVFTEWMGRSPQDVEDQITYPLTTSLLGMPGVKAIRSTSMFGFSSIYIIFDDDVEYYWSRSRILEKLSALPSGLLPEDVQPKLGPDATALGQVYWYTLEGRDENGNPAGGWDLHELRTIQDFYVRYALTGAEGVAEVASVGGHIKEYQVDLDPVAMKTYNISMMEVMQALRNSNRDVGANTVEINRVEYLIRGLGYVKKIEDIEEAVVRVNQNVPVRIKDIARVALGPADRSMLGILDKSGAEAVGGVVIARYGDNPLAVINHVKDKIKEIAPGLPSKKLDDGRTSKVTIVPFYDRTQLIYETLGTLNDAITLQILITIIVIIVMVYNLRASFLISALLPLAVLMCFILMKYFHVDANIVALSGIAIAIGTMVDLGIILNENVLRHLEEAPKEQPLITTIYNAVSEVSSAIITAVSTTIVSFLPVFTLQAAEGKLFGPLAYTKTFALVAALIFTLVIMPTFTHWVFGMKVGKGRFKLVGNILLALTGLFITIVYLPWAGVALLLFAANNLLNHFYPEKYSRFHELATVGISVVAVSWLLATTWLPLGVHNSIILNFLFILIIIGLVLGGFSIFIRFYPRILTWCLENKVKFLLIPVFIILLGLNIMLGFNKVFGFVEKGVDVIGWNIRTTSLWSSLTHTFPGMGKEFMPSLDEGAFLLMPTSMPHAGVEANKQVVQQLDMLVTAIPEVEMVVGKAGRAETALDPAPMSMYENVILYKSEYITDENGRKLRFKTDSQGRYKIDIGGYLDIDGYYDRVSGKIYDANNIEISTSIHQYPSISKNIHKYLIKDKNGEYYRQWRDEIKSPNDIWDEIVKAANIPGVTSAPKLQPIETRLVMLQTGMRAPMGLKVYGPDLKTIESFSLELEKHLKEVPSIKPEAVYADRSLGKPYMEIDLNRKAMARYGLNVSDVQEYIEVALGGMSMTTTVEGRERYSIRARYAREWRSDPESINKVFIATPTGAQVPLSELATINYRPGPMMIRGEDSFLVGYVLLDKKEGYAEVSVVEEAQRYLNKKITDGELLVPAGVSYKFSGSYENQLRAEKRLAIVIPLSLIVIFLILYFQFRSVATSLFIFSAIAMAFAGGFMMLWLYGQDWFMDFSLFGTNFRELFQMRAFNLSVAVWVGFIALFGIATDDGVVIGTYLTQSLQKHKPESVTEVRKAVLEAGMRRVRPCLMTTATTLLALLPVLTSSGRGSDIMIPMAIPSFGGMVVALITLFIVPVLYSWKEERKL; this is encoded by the coding sequence ATGATCAACCGTATAATAAAATTCTTTTTAGAACAAAAACTGGTAACCGTGCTAGTGCTCCTGGCCATTGTAGGCTGGGGCCTGGTTACTGCTCCATTCAACTGGAAAATTGGTTTTCTGCCGCAAGATCCGGTACCTGTAGATGCCATCCCCGACATTGGTGAAAACCAACAAATCGTTTTCACGGAATGGATGGGGCGATCTCCTCAGGATGTGGAAGATCAAATCACTTATCCGCTGACCACATCGTTGCTGGGTATGCCAGGTGTGAAGGCCATCCGCAGCACGTCTATGTTCGGCTTCTCTTCTATCTACATCATTTTCGATGATGATGTGGAGTACTACTGGAGTCGCTCAAGAATTCTTGAAAAATTAAGCGCCCTGCCGTCCGGCTTGTTGCCTGAAGATGTTCAACCCAAACTCGGCCCCGATGCCACCGCACTCGGACAAGTGTATTGGTACACGCTCGAAGGTCGTGATGAAAATGGAAATCCAGCGGGCGGATGGGACCTGCATGAACTGCGCACCATCCAGGATTTTTATGTGCGTTATGCGCTCACCGGTGCAGAAGGAGTTGCTGAAGTAGCCAGTGTTGGCGGACATATCAAAGAGTACCAGGTCGATCTTGATCCAGTGGCGATGAAGACGTACAACATTTCCATGATGGAAGTGATGCAAGCGTTGCGTAACAGCAACCGCGATGTTGGCGCTAACACAGTAGAAATAAATCGGGTGGAGTATCTGATTCGCGGACTCGGTTATGTAAAAAAGATTGAAGACATAGAAGAAGCAGTGGTGCGGGTAAATCAGAATGTGCCTGTTCGTATTAAAGACATCGCTCGCGTTGCCCTTGGTCCTGCTGATCGTTCCATGTTAGGCATTTTAGATAAGAGTGGAGCGGAAGCTGTTGGTGGTGTAGTCATTGCCCGCTATGGTGATAACCCATTGGCTGTTATCAATCATGTAAAAGACAAGATCAAGGAAATAGCCCCGGGATTACCTTCTAAAAAATTAGACGATGGAAGGACTTCTAAAGTAACCATCGTTCCGTTCTACGATCGCACACAACTCATCTATGAAACACTAGGGACACTGAACGATGCCATCACGCTGCAGATCCTGATCACCATTATTGTCATTATCGTGATGGTGTATAACCTGCGTGCTTCATTTTTGATTTCAGCGTTGTTACCATTGGCGGTGCTGATGTGCTTCATCCTTATGAAATATTTTCATGTGGATGCCAACATTGTTGCGCTCTCAGGAATTGCTATTGCCATCGGAACCATGGTCGATCTCGGCATCATTCTCAATGAAAATGTGCTGAGACATCTTGAAGAAGCTCCGAAGGAACAACCATTAATCACTACAATCTATAATGCCGTATCGGAAGTTTCATCCGCCATCATCACGGCCGTATCCACCACCATTGTAAGTTTCCTGCCAGTATTTACGTTGCAGGCTGCCGAAGGAAAATTGTTCGGACCGTTGGCTTATACCAAAACATTTGCTTTGGTGGCTGCTTTGATCTTCACACTTGTCATCATGCCAACCTTCACCCACTGGGTGTTCGGCATGAAGGTCGGTAAAGGAAGATTCAAACTTGTCGGGAACATCTTACTCGCTTTAACGGGATTATTTATCACGATAGTCTACTTGCCATGGGCAGGTGTTGCTTTGCTCTTGTTTGCGGCAAACAATCTCCTCAATCATTTTTATCCGGAGAAATATTCTCGCTTCCATGAATTGGCTACCGTGGGTATTTCGGTAGTAGCGGTATCATGGCTGCTGGCTACCACCTGGCTGCCGCTGGGTGTACACAACAGCATTATCCTGAACTTCCTGTTTATCCTCATCATCATCGGATTGGTACTGGGTGGATTCTCCATCTTCATCCGGTTCTATCCTCGGATACTCACCTGGTGTTTGGAAAACAAAGTGAAGTTCTTGCTGATCCCGGTTTTCATCATCCTCCTCGGCTTAAACATCATGCTGGGATTCAACAAGGTGTTTGGTTTTGTTGAAAAAGGTGTTGATGTCATCGGCTGGAATATTCGTACCACTTCGTTATGGAGTTCATTAACGCATACCTTCCCCGGTATGGGCAAAGAGTTCATGCCCTCGTTGGATGAAGGAGCATTCTTACTGATGCCCACCTCCATGCCCCATGCCGGTGTAGAAGCCAACAAACAAGTAGTACAACAACTGGACATGCTGGTAACCGCCATACCCGAAGTAGAAATGGTGGTCGGGAAAGCCGGTCGCGCTGAAACAGCGTTGGATCCCGCACCCATGTCGATGTATGAGAATGTGATTCTTTACAAGTCGGAATACATCACGGATGAGAATGGACGAAAACTTCGGTTTAAAACAGATTCACAGGGAAGGTATAAGATTGATATTGGTGGATATTTGGATATTGATGGATATTATGATCGGGTGAGTGGAAAAATATATGATGCCAACAATATCGAAATATCAACGAGTATACACCAATATCCATCCATATCAAAAAATATCCACAAGTATCTAATAAAAGATAAGAACGGAGAATATTATCGTCAGTGGCGTGATGAAATTAAATCTCCCAACGACATCTGGGATGAAATCGTAAAGGCCGCCAACATACCCGGTGTTACCTCTGCACCAAAACTCCAGCCTATAGAAACACGATTGGTGATGCTCCAAACTGGTATGCGCGCACCGATGGGACTAAAAGTATACGGACCTGATTTAAAAACAATAGAATCGTTCAGCCTCGAACTGGAGAAACATTTAAAGGAAGTCCCTTCCATCAAGCCGGAAGCCGTGTATGCCGATCGTTCCCTCGGTAAACCTTACATGGAAATTGACCTCAACAGAAAAGCGATGGCGCGCTACGGATTGAATGTAAGTGACGTGCAGGAGTACATTGAAGTAGCGCTAGGCGGTATGAGCATGACCACCACCGTGGAAGGCCGTGAGCGGTATTCCATCCGTGCACGTTATGCGCGTGAATGGAGAAGTGATCCGGAGTCGATTAACAAAGTATTTATTGCAACCCCTACAGGTGCGCAGGTGCCACTAAGTGAACTGGCTACTATTAATTACCGTCCCGGACCGATGATGATCCGTGGAGAAGATTCCTTCCTTGTCGGATATGTACTCCTGGATAAAAAAGAAGGATATGCCGAAGTATCTGTTGTGGAAGAAGCCCAGCGTTACCTGAACAAAAAAATTACTGATGGTGAACTGCTAGTGCCTGCTGGTGTGAGCTATAAATTCTCCGGTAGTTACGAAAATCAGTTGCGTGCTGAAAAACGATTGGCCATCGTAATCCCTCTTTCGCTGATAGTCATCTTTTTGATATTGTATTTTCAGTTCCGCTCGGTAGCAACATCACTATTTATCTTCTCCGCCATTGCTATGGCCTTTGCAGGTGGTTTTATGATGCTATGGTTATATGGTCAGGACTGGTTTATGGACTTCAGTCTTTTCGGAACCAACTTTCGTGAGTTGTTTCAAATGCGTGCCTTTAACCTGAGTGTTGCCGTGTGGGTTGGATTCATTGCGCTGTTTGGTATCGCTACTGATGATGGTGTGGTGATCGGCACTTACCTGACCCAGAGCTTACAGAAACACAAACCAGAATCTGTTACTGAAGTGCGTAAAGCAGTACTCGAAGCCGGAATGCGAAGGGTGCGTCCATGCTTAATGACTACTGCGACAACGTTACTCGCTTTACTTCCAGTATTAACTTCATCCGGAAGAGGCTCCGACATCATGATACCCATGGCCATTCCTTCCTTTGGCGGCATGGTCGTGGCGTTGATTACGCTGTTTATTGTACCGGTACTGTATTCATGGAAGGAAGAACGGAAACTATGA
- a CDS encoding carboxymuconolactone decarboxylase family protein produces the protein MKKSTKKLPKPPKFYTDFEKKYPQVAKAYEQLGDAVHDQGPLTERERALIKLAVSGSHRLNSALKSHIRKGTAAGLNREEMEHVALLLLPTVGFPTTMAMLGVIEEQFMKK, from the coding sequence ATGAAAAAATCCACTAAGAAATTACCCAAGCCGCCTAAGTTCTATACCGATTTCGAAAAGAAATATCCGCAGGTAGCAAAAGCCTATGAGCAACTGGGCGATGCAGTACATGATCAGGGGCCTTTAACAGAGCGTGAACGGGCATTGATCAAACTAGCGGTTTCAGGTAGTCACCGATTAAACAGTGCATTAAAATCGCACATTCGAAAAGGAACTGCAGCCGGTTTGAACCGGGAAGAAATGGAACATGTGGCCCTATTGCTTTTACCTACAGTAGGTTTCCCAACCACCATGGCCATGTTGGGTGTTATTGAAGAGCAGTTTATGAAGAAATGA
- the nrfD gene encoding polysulfide reductase NrfD, translating to MKQLKIFRSLVTNGIKTALHGNSLYHVWMGFLTFFMLLGAFCFYIQLRDGLIVTGMHNHVSWGLYISNFTFLVGVAAAAVMLVLPTYVLKEMDFSKAVLIGEGMAVAALIMCLAFVTVDLGGPIRAWHLIPGIGVFNWPNSMLAWDVIVLNGYLFINITVPLYILMCRYQGKEPNKNFYLPGVLISVFWAVGIHLVTAFLYAGLPARPHWNNALLGPRFLASAFAAGPALIVIALAVINRFTSYKIDDNTFRKLALVITVAAQINIIMLGSEIFKEFYWPTHHGSSAMYLFFGLHGKNALVPYIWTAIGLSFTATAILSLHKLRNNRVWLYMACVMLFTGIWIEKGMGLIIPGFIPEAWGNIVEYSPSWIEVGVTGGIWAMGAFIFSLLAKVAIGIETGTLRYQEKISV from the coding sequence ATGAAGCAGCTAAAAATATTCAGGTCACTGGTAACTAACGGAATCAAAACCGCTCTGCACGGTAATTCATTATACCACGTGTGGATGGGCTTTCTCACCTTCTTTATGTTGCTGGGTGCATTTTGCTTTTACATTCAGTTGCGTGATGGATTAATCGTGACAGGCATGCACAATCACGTGAGTTGGGGTTTATACATCTCCAACTTTACTTTCCTGGTGGGTGTTGCAGCAGCCGCGGTGATGTTGGTGTTACCAACCTATGTATTGAAGGAAATGGATTTTTCAAAAGCGGTGCTCATTGGTGAAGGCATGGCCGTAGCAGCACTCATCATGTGCCTGGCTTTTGTTACCGTTGATTTAGGCGGGCCCATCCGCGCCTGGCATCTGATACCCGGCATAGGCGTATTTAACTGGCCCAACTCCATGCTGGCGTGGGATGTGATTGTGTTGAATGGTTATCTCTTCATTAACATTACCGTGCCCCTGTATATTTTAATGTGCCGCTACCAGGGCAAAGAACCTAACAAAAATTTTTACTTACCCGGTGTTTTGATTTCTGTTTTCTGGGCAGTAGGCATTCACCTGGTTACAGCCTTTCTGTATGCAGGTTTACCGGCCCGTCCGCATTGGAACAATGCACTTTTAGGTCCGCGATTTTTAGCATCGGCTTTCGCGGCAGGGCCGGCACTCATCGTCATTGCGCTTGCCGTAATCAATCGCTTCACAAGCTACAAGATTGATGACAACACCTTCAGAAAACTTGCCTTGGTCATTACCGTGGCTGCTCAAATAAACATCATTATGCTGGGCTCTGAGATATTCAAGGAATTTTACTGGCCCACCCACCACGGCAGCAGCGCCATGTATTTGTTTTTTGGATTGCATGGAAAAAATGCACTGGTACCTTACATCTGGACAGCCATAGGTTTAAGTTTTACCGCCACGGCCATTCTCAGTTTGCATAAACTAAGAAACAATAGAGTGTGGTTGTACATGGCTTGTGTCATGTTATTCACCGGTATCTGGATTGAGAAGGGCATGGGATTGATCATCCCCGGATTTATTCCGGAAGCCTGGGGCAACATTGTAGAATATTCTCCGAGTTGGATCGAGGTTGGTGTAACCGGTGGCATCTGGGCTATGGGTGCGTTCATCTTTTCGCTGCTTGCCAAAGTGGCCATTGGCATTGAAACAGGAACACTTCGTTATCAGGAAAAAATTTCAGTATGA
- a CDS encoding 4Fe-4S dicluster domain-containing protein, with amino-acid sequence MEPVPLPENKSTGCQSGNCSCGKKKEDGFEQVMSKPTDRRDALKKLTLGLLTGVGFASTSCSVTAGETKKEKAQLNWEEFFKGNYQLMTDEEKESTVKRLERLYELNNGRKINVSAQGPMKDVLYGYAFNISKCQGYMDCVNACVQENNQDRNSQMQYIRIHEHKNGSMDFELADDNFYHEVPAAGHFYIGTQCFHCENPPCVEVCPVKATWKEKDGIVVVDYDWCIGCRYCMAACPYDGRRFNWATPEVPAEEVNNNQHYLGNRLRKKGVMEKCTFCIQRSRNGKSPACVEACPTGARIFGNLLDPNSEIRWVLANKKVFRLKEDLGTEPKFWYFMD; translated from the coding sequence ATGGAACCTGTACCATTACCAGAGAACAAAAGCACCGGATGCCAATCAGGCAATTGCTCCTGCGGCAAGAAAAAAGAAGATGGCTTTGAGCAAGTCATGAGCAAACCCACTGACAGGAGAGATGCACTGAAGAAACTTACTTTAGGTCTGCTCACAGGCGTAGGTTTCGCATCAACATCGTGCAGCGTTACGGCCGGTGAAACAAAAAAGGAAAAAGCGCAACTGAATTGGGAGGAGTTTTTTAAAGGCAACTACCAGTTAATGACGGACGAAGAGAAGGAATCGACCGTGAAGCGACTTGAAAGATTATACGAATTAAACAACGGAAGAAAAATAAACGTATCGGCACAAGGCCCGATGAAGGATGTGCTCTATGGTTATGCCTTCAATATTTCCAAGTGCCAGGGATACATGGATTGCGTGAATGCCTGCGTGCAAGAAAACAACCAGGACCGAAACTCACAAATGCAGTACATCCGCATACACGAACACAAAAATGGTTCGATGGATTTTGAGTTAGCCGATGATAACTTCTATCATGAAGTTCCTGCTGCCGGTCATTTTTATATTGGCACACAATGTTTTCACTGTGAGAACCCGCCTTGCGTGGAAGTATGCCCGGTAAAAGCAACCTGGAAAGAGAAAGATGGTATTGTGGTAGTTGATTACGACTGGTGCATCGGTTGCCGGTATTGCATGGCGGCCTGTCCGTATGATGGACGCAGGTTTAACTGGGCAACACCCGAAGTGCCGGCAGAAGAAGTTAACAACAACCAGCACTACCTGGGCAACCGGCTTCGAAAAAAAGGCGTGATGGAGAAGTGTACTTTCTGTATACAACGCTCACGCAATGGCAAGAGCCCGGCTTGCGTGGAAGCATGTCCCACAGGTGCGCGCATTTTTGGCAACCTGCTCGACCCTAACAGTGAAATCCGGTGGGTGCTGGCCAATAAAAAAGTTTTCAGGTTAAAAGAAGACCTGGGCACCGAGCCTAAGTTCTGGTATTTCATGGATTAA
- a CDS encoding Crp/Fnr family transcriptional regulator has translation MQNVENLKKAIEHLGRLTPEASADFYNIWTEHRVKRKEIITSAGDVEKYLYFVLDGVQRIVYQDDQNREATLVFTYAPSFAGIIDSFFLQKPSAYYFETLTPAVFLRAPFDAVNQCIQKHHCVSDALRLGVTQAFSGLLERMVELQCFTSEEKFKELLKRSPHILTLVPHKYLANYLGIDPTNFSKLINSVRI, from the coding sequence ATGCAAAACGTTGAAAATCTAAAAAAAGCCATTGAGCATCTTGGCCGGTTAACACCCGAAGCCTCAGCCGACTTCTACAACATCTGGACTGAACATCGCGTAAAGCGCAAGGAAATCATAACCTCGGCAGGTGATGTAGAGAAATATTTATACTTTGTTTTAGATGGTGTTCAGCGCATTGTCTATCAGGATGACCAAAACCGCGAAGCAACACTGGTTTTTACCTATGCCCCTTCATTCGCAGGAATTATCGATTCTTTCTTTCTGCAGAAACCATCGGCCTATTATTTTGAAACGCTCACGCCTGCTGTTTTTCTGCGGGCACCGTTCGATGCCGTAAATCAGTGCATACAAAAACATCATTGCGTTTCGGATGCATTGCGGTTAGGTGTAACACAAGCCTTTTCGGGTTTGCTCGAAAGAATGGTTGAACTACAATGCTTCACATCCGAAGAAAAATTCAAAGAGTTACTTAAACGTAGTCCTCATATTTTAACACTGGTACCGCATAAATACCTGGCCAACTACCTCGGTATCGATCCCACCAACTTCAGCAAGCTGATCAATTCCGTGCGCATCTGA
- a CDS encoding DinB family protein, whose product MVESISHSEFLNRAEQQVEEQLKEVISVFQNLPEDQLISNNNGGWGIAECFDHLNSYADFYLPRLRKSLEKMPPLKGQTTFKHSFLGSYFIKAMDHQQTKKKYKAMRKHRPTIINNPYAVVSMFIQHLEELQKIILQANQKNLMKASVSTSISPFVKINVGDAIQFVLTHNRRHIEQARRNIHSAMNTD is encoded by the coding sequence ATGGTGGAGTCAATATCGCATTCAGAATTTCTTAACCGGGCAGAACAGCAAGTAGAAGAACAACTCAAAGAAGTAATCTCGGTATTCCAGAATCTTCCGGAAGACCAACTTATTTCGAATAATAATGGTGGATGGGGTATAGCCGAGTGTTTCGATCATCTCAATTCATATGCTGATTTCTATTTACCAAGACTGAGAAAATCGTTAGAAAAAATGCCTCCCCTGAAGGGCCAAACTACTTTCAAACACAGCTTTCTGGGTAGCTACTTCATTAAAGCTATGGACCATCAGCAAACCAAAAAGAAATATAAAGCCATGAGAAAGCATCGGCCTACCATCATTAACAATCCATACGCAGTGGTTTCCATGTTTATTCAGCATCTGGAAGAATTACAGAAAATTATTCTGCAAGCCAATCAAAAAAACTTAATGAAGGCCAGTGTCTCAACATCCATTTCACCTTTTGTAAAGATAAATGTTGGTGATGCTATACAGTTTGTATTGACGCACAACAGAAGGCACATTGAACAAGCCAGGCGAAATATCCATTCAGCAATGAATACAGATTAA
- a CDS encoding DUF4345 domain-containing protein, producing MTAKVIYLMASKGFILFSALSLAYVAILAIINPQSVMDLVGVKLPNTDAISSIRGVYGGVGITLVLLLIYLAFSETVKGLRFLSVFWGSYGLSRIMTWFMDGALGEFGTNWLVIESFMCLVGIGLLAFRKKIKDI from the coding sequence ATGACAGCAAAAGTAATTTACCTCATGGCCAGTAAAGGTTTCATCCTTTTCTCCGCATTAAGTTTAGCGTACGTGGCCATTTTGGCCATTATCAATCCGCAATCGGTTATGGATTTAGTGGGTGTAAAACTTCCCAACACCGATGCCATCAGCTCCATCCGTGGTGTTTATGGAGGCGTAGGTATAACCCTGGTATTGTTGCTTATCTACCTGGCCTTTTCTGAAACCGTAAAGGGGTTGAGATTTTTATCAGTATTTTGGGGATCGTACGGGCTATCGCGGATCATGACCTGGTTTATGGATGGCGCCCTTGGCGAGTTTGGAACAAACTGGCTGGTAATTGAAAGTTTTATGTGCCTTGTAGGCATTGGGTTACTTGCATTCCGAAAAAAAATTAAAGACATCTAA
- a CDS encoding molybdopterin-dependent oxidoreductase has translation MERKAYTVKDHSRRNFLKQLAATSAISAATAMLPEVTFAGVDKLSGNDKLNWKKSPCRFCGVGCGLLIGLQNGKAVAVKGDPDSPVNKGLCCVKGYHSVMALYGKDRLRKPLVKRNGKWVEVTMTEALDLVASKMKETIEKHGKDAVSMYGSGQWTIPDGYVASKFMKGGIGTNNLEANARLCMASAVTGFMTSFGMDEPMGCYEDIDHADVFVLWGNNMAEMHPVLFSRLLDQRLKRKSIIIDLGTRTTRTSLAADKAILFEPQGDLALANAICYEIINNGWVNRSFIEKHCVFKKGKTNIGYGLEDNFQFTDEPGDISFNDFKNFLNDYAPAKATTQCGVSVKDIKYLAQLYADPNKKVMSLWCMGPNQHTRGTWINNQIYNIHLLTGKISTPGNSPFSLTGQPSACGTVREVGTLTHLLPHGTVTNEKDRKFAAEIWKVPVEKIPAKPTFHTVEMFRALDRGEIKFMWIQVTNPMVSMPNLKRYRNGALKEDRFIVVSDVYPTPTTDVADVILPSAMWIEREGMFGNSERRTQHFEKMIEPQGECVSDTWQIIEVAKRMGYGNLFPWTKENHIEEIWKEYSRFHYGPDHSMASYEELKAKPGIQWPYVNGKETKWRYHAKYDPAAKGDSYDFYGKPDGKAWIWARPFEPAPEVPDKEYPYWLCTGRVVEHWHTGSMTRRIPVLHQAVPHAYVELNVQDATNMNIRTGDKVKLVSRRGELVLPASVNERGQPPRGQVFVPFFDEGLLINELTIDAFCPISREPEYKKCAVKVMKA, from the coding sequence ATGGAAAGGAAAGCTTACACCGTTAAAGACCACTCGCGCAGAAATTTTCTAAAGCAACTGGCAGCCACATCGGCCATCAGCGCGGCCACAGCCATGCTGCCGGAAGTAACCTTTGCCGGAGTAGATAAGCTTTCCGGCAACGATAAACTTAATTGGAAAAAATCGCCCTGCCGTTTTTGCGGGGTAGGTTGCGGCTTGCTCATCGGACTGCAAAATGGAAAAGCAGTGGCTGTAAAAGGCGACCCTGATAGCCCGGTAAACAAAGGGCTGTGTTGTGTGAAGGGCTATCACTCTGTGATGGCCTTGTACGGAAAAGACAGGTTGAGAAAACCATTAGTTAAGCGCAACGGCAAATGGGTGGAAGTAACCATGACTGAAGCCCTGGATTTGGTGGCCAGCAAAATGAAGGAGACCATTGAGAAACATGGTAAGGATGCTGTGTCGATGTATGGCTCGGGTCAGTGGACCATACCCGATGGCTATGTGGCCAGCAAGTTTATGAAGGGTGGAATCGGCACGAATAACCTTGAGGCTAATGCACGCTTGTGCATGGCCAGCGCGGTAACCGGATTTATGACCTCGTTCGGCATGGATGAGCCCATGGGCTGTTATGAAGATATTGACCATGCCGATGTATTTGTGTTGTGGGGCAACAACATGGCCGAGATGCACCCCGTGCTTTTCTCGCGCTTGTTAGACCAGCGCCTGAAAAGAAAAAGCATCATCATCGATTTGGGTACGCGCACTACGCGCACCAGCCTTGCAGCCGATAAAGCCATACTCTTTGAACCGCAAGGCGACCTGGCTTTAGCCAATGCCATCTGTTATGAAATTATCAATAATGGATGGGTGAACCGTAGTTTTATTGAAAAGCACTGTGTATTCAAGAAAGGGAAAACCAATATCGGGTATGGTCTTGAAGATAATTTCCAGTTCACCGATGAGCCTGGTGATATCAGTTTCAATGACTTCAAAAATTTTCTAAACGATTATGCTCCTGCAAAAGCAACTACTCAATGCGGAGTATCCGTGAAAGACATCAAATACCTGGCGCAGCTTTATGCCGACCCGAACAAGAAAGTGATGTCGCTCTGGTGCATGGGCCCCAACCAGCATACACGGGGCACCTGGATTAATAATCAGATTTACAACATCCACCTGCTTACCGGAAAAATTTCCACTCCAGGCAACTCACCCTTTTCATTGACTGGTCAGCCGAGTGCTTGTGGTACAGTACGTGAAGTAGGAACTTTGACTCATTTGCTTCCTCACGGAACAGTAACCAATGAAAAAGACCGCAAGTTTGCCGCAGAAATCTGGAAGGTGCCTGTTGAAAAAATTCCGGCAAAGCCCACCTTCCACACCGTTGAAATGTTCCGCGCCTTAGACCGGGGCGAAATCAAGTTCATGTGGATACAGGTAACCAACCCGATGGTTTCCATGCCCAACCTGAAACGCTATCGCAATGGGGCATTGAAAGAAGACCGGTTTATTGTTGTGTCGGATGTTTATCCCACACCCACTACTGATGTAGCGGATGTGATATTGCCTTCGGCCATGTGGATTGAGCGCGAAGGTATGTTCGGCAACTCCGAAAGACGCACGCAACATTTTGAAAAAATGATTGAGCCGCAAGGCGAGTGTGTGAGCGACACCTGGCAGATTATAGAAGTGGCCAAACGAATGGGCTATGGAAATCTTTTTCCCTGGACAAAAGAAAATCACATCGAAGAGATTTGGAAAGAATATTCACGATTCCATTATGGGCCCGATCACTCGATGGCGAGTTATGAAGAACTAAAAGCAAAGCCGGGCATTCAATGGCCATACGTTAATGGAAAAGAAACCAAGTGGCGCTACCACGCCAAATACGATCCCGCAGCAAAAGGAGATTCATATGATTTCTATGGCAAGCCCGATGGCAAAGCCTGGATATGGGCAAGGCCTTTTGAACCTGCCCCGGAAGTTCCTGATAAGGAATATCCATACTGGCTTTGCACCGGCAGGGTGGTTGAGCACTGGCATACCGGCTCCATGACGAGGAGGATTCCTGTGTTACATCAGGCGGTACCACATGCTTATGTGGAGCTGAATGTGCAGGATGCAACTAATATGAATATTCGCACAGGCGATAAAGTGAAACTGGTTTCGCGCAGGGGCGAGTTGGTGTTACCTGCATCGGTGAATGAGCGTGGCCAGCCTCCACGTGGACAGGTATTTGTTCCCTTCTTCGATGAAGGCTTACTGATCAATGAACTTACCATCGATGCGTTTTGTCCGATTTCGCGCGAGCCCGAATATAAAAAGTGTGCTGTAAAAGTGATGAAAGCCTGA